In Tripterygium wilfordii isolate XIE 37 chromosome 23, ASM1340144v1, whole genome shotgun sequence, one genomic interval encodes:
- the LOC119993022 gene encoding mediator of RNA polymerase II transcription subunit 13-like isoform X2 translates to MWTNVFKIADLRQVSWFQFLPQESDYNSLPDKSVKAEKKDAATLQVISAHLQLQKEGFLSTWTSSFVGPWDPSQGLHNPDEKIKLWLFLPERHSSVVETAQPAVSRLKVVSSGLWLAPGDSEEVAAALSQALRNRIERALSGLSYVRFGDVFTKSHLIHSEELFWRGQPTVEFIFAANEEAIFVHVITSAKHIRALSSGDMEQLLKRSSNGSGYRLPVIVSPHGMRGWLTGSCPNDLVKQVYLRSRTANGSMIQHYVSQGSGCQLRGKNCYVEVTIGCPRSESEKALQSNSNSIRNLPKYHVAESPVVGRGDQKVSSDHLSASERTFIYPAEAVVVPVLQTSSAKSSLKRFWLQNWIGPSLPGSSFFMHCAGNEESAHGSWIETSRVHMECCYNSSSNSNSSSVSSISSSSSDSAYKMTTGSGDLEADADSLTCRKSGLCSSDQLENDSSKLGSKRPRTSTTESFGQAGTITNAPMQDAYKSDFGSAEVNNSAITGVANEQIGSHWDWDDDDDRGVGMDIQALLSEFGDFGDFFENDALPFGEPPGTAESQALMFPTPECGDGDGSTGMMDVSDQMLLPVGFTTFDNFNTPPAVTEECPSKNQEVENCGMSIDPIDCPPASLTSEFDHIIKAEALMTFAPEYGVVETPTSELSSSIFRNPYVPKSRKMESLNANPDNYVYGATPPSSPCLDVSGEKAGTVINPKTCPGRHDANGIHQSGKYYTHVESGKTQQDKKPFTHNGSTAASDGMATSALSTFNSTNAVNSIQSKISEGTLGTEHILLSMKTVLATEVECIMFQAFMCKMRHILLSSSVPAPPNLSRLTGSAVLNQVAGDRSTMTDNVSSRYEVKKKESIPVRIAGDFDGGVQDGHLNAPVGVWRSVGVAKVSKPTNSPSIEVSPSLPHQTFTEEGILSYQQRQHLMDLLDGMPLLVQQATSFVDVALDTDCGDGPYGWLALQEQWRRGFSCGPSMVHAGCGGTLASCHSLDIAGVELIDPLSADIHPSSVISLLQSEIKTALKSAFGNLDGPLPVIDWCKGRSQSCDVPMTGDGSFAESTISEYRDSSSTITLSVGEPMSPAHSSAGSSTLKVTSATDGAKVDETCQRRSSQEIELEQQSCGRLRPTLFVLPSPAILVGYQDDWLKTSACSLQFWEKAPLEPYAMQKHITYNVICPDIDPLISAATDFFQQLGTVYETCKLGTHSPHSLGNHMEIDSGKLASSGFVLLDCPRSMKIESSNASLVGSISDYLLSLSNGWDMTSYLKSLTKAIKALKIGQCLSTNPKEGISSPCMVIYVVCPFPEPIAVLQTVVASSIAAGSVVLASERERRSVMQSQVGKALSCSAAVDEALVSNALALSGFSVPKLVLQIITVDAIFRVTTPALNELVILKETAFTIYNKARRIPRGCSNDAVQSSLSSTRSHSVLTQMTSVPGMWKDCLAPRVTGTSLPREGELDAGLRSGNWDNSWQTTRSMGSNCDPNRNGEFIVHDEIRYMFEPLFILAEPGSLEHAVSPLVFGNSASESSKPLVDDGGGGFIQSTGSAGTTDSGPGSQLDVSEPDGFGSGCQRTLPSMHCCYGWTEDWRWLACVWTDARGELLDSHIFPFGGISSRQDTKGLQCLFVQILQQGCQILQACSSSDTGASKPRDLIIARIGSFYELEYLEWQKAIYSVGGSDVKKWPLQLRRSVPDGMPANNNGSSLQQQDMSLIQDRALPSSPSPLYSSHSKTSGFMKGGLGQPNMRKQLMGSHVAADNSRGMLQWLQSISFAAISMDHSLHLVLQADSLSSGIDGKSGAGGTQGVNGMGPSSYLEGFTPVKSLGSTSAAYMLIPSPSMRFLPPTPLQLPTCLTAESPPLAHLLHSKGFAIPLSTGFVVSKAVPSMKKDCRSNSSEEWPSVLSVSLIDYYGSNNIPQDKILRGIVKQGGRTPISEAKDFEIETHFILESIAAELHALSWMTVSPAYLERRTALPFHCDMVLRLRRLLHFADKELSRQPDSSR, encoded by the exons ATGTGGACGAATGTCTTCAAGATT GCAGATCTTCGTCAAGTATCGTGGTTCCAGTTTCTTCCTCAGGAATCTGATTATaattctttacctgacaaaag TGTGAAAGCGGAGAAAAAAGATGCTGCCACATTGCAGGTTATTTCGGCTCATCTGCAATTGCAGAAGGAGGGATTTCTCAGCACATGGACCAGTTCTTTTGTTGGACCCTGGGATCCATCTCAAGGGTTGCATAATCCtg ATGAGAAAATCAAGCTTTGGCTTTTTCTTCCAGAACGCCATTCATCCGTTGTTGAGACTGCTCAACCTGCAGTTTCTAGGTTAAAAG TTGTCTCATCTGGACTTTGGTTGGCGCCTGGGGACTCAGAAGAGGTTGCAGCTGCACTTTCTCAGGCTTTAAGAAATCGGATAGAAAG AGCACTAAGTGGACTTTCCTATGTGAGATTTGGAGATGTATTCACAAAATCTCATCTCATTCACAGTGAAGAACTCTTCTG GAGAGGGCAGCCCACGGTGGAGTTCATCTTTGCTGCAAATGAAGAGGCAATCTTTGTCCACGTCATAACATCTGCCAA GCATATTCGTGCACTTTCTAGTGGTGACATGGAACAATTGTTAAAGCGTTCATCTAACGGATCTGGTTACAGACTTCCAG TGATTGTTTCTCCTCATGGAATGCGCGGTTGGCTCACAGGATCTTGCCCAAATGATCTTGTCAAACAAGTGTATTTGAG ATCCAGGACAGCAAATGGATCTATGATACAGCATTATGTTTCTCAAGGTTCTGGTTGTCAGCTGAGGGGGAAAAACTGCTATGTTGAAGTTACAATTGGTTGCCCTAGATCTGAAAGTGAGAAGGCATTGCAATCAAACTCAAATTCCATCAGGAACTTACCTAAGTACCATGTTGCAGAATCTCCTGTGGTTGGAAGAGGTGATCAGAAGGTATCGTCGGATCATTTATCGGCAAGTGAGAGAACATTTATCTATCCCGCTGAGGCAGTGGTTGTCCCAGTCTTACAAACATCATCTGCCAAATCTTCGTTGAAGAG ATTTTGGCTGCAAAACTGGATAGGGCCATCTTTGCCTGGTTCATCTTTCTTCATGCATTG TGCTGGCAATGAAGAGTCTGCACATGGATCTTGGATTGAGACCAGCAGAGTACACATGGAGTGTTGTTACAATAGTAGTAGCAATAGTAATAGTAGCAGTGTTAGCTCCATTAGCAGCAGCTCCAGTGATAGTGCATATAAGATGACTACTGGTTCTGGAGACCTTGAGGCTGATGCAGATTCATTAACATGTCGAAAGTCTGGTTTATGTTCTAGTGATCAGCTAGAAAACGATTCCTCCAAATTG GGTTCGAAGCGTCCTCGAACAAGTACTACAGAGTCATTTGGTCAAGCGGGTACAATCACAAATGCTCCCATGCAAGATGCATACAAATCTGATTTTGGTTCTGCTGAAGTAAACAATTCAGCTATCACAGGAGTTGCAAATGAGCAGATAGGATCTCATTGGGAttgggatgatgatgatgacagaGGTGTAGGCATGGATATCCAAGCTCTACTCTCCGAGTTTGGAGATTTCGGTGACTTTTTTGAGAATGATGCTTTACCTTTTGGGGAG CCCCCTGGAACTGCAGAGTCACAAGCTCTAATGTTCCCTACTCCAGAATGTGGAGATGGTGATGGAAGCACAGGCATGATGGATGTTTCAGATCAGATGCTTTTACCTGTAGGTTTTACAACTTTTGATAACTTTAATACTCCTCCTGCAGTCACTGAGGAGTGCCCGAGCAAAAATCAAGAAGTGGAAAATTGTGGAATGAGCATTGATCCAATTGACTGCCCTCCAGCTTCTTTGACAAGTGAGTTCGATCATATAATTAAAGCTGAAGCTTTGATGACATTTGCTCCGGAGTATGGAGTAGTTGAGACCCCCACCAGTGAGTTATCTTCATCTATATTCAGAAACCCATATGTCCCAAAATCACGTAAAATGGAGAGCTTAAATGCAAACCCAGACAATTATGTATATGGTGCAACACCGCCTTCTTCACCATGCTTAGATGTATCGGGAGAGAAGGCTGGGACGGTTATCAATCCAAAAACCTGCCCTGGAAGGCATGATGCAAATGGTATTCATCAATCAGGGAAATATTACACACATGTGGAGAGTGGGAAAACGCAACAAGATAAGAAACCATTCACCCACAATGGTAGCACAGCTGCTAGTGATGGGATGGCGACATCTGCATTGTCAACTTTCAATTCTACAAATGCTGTAAATTCTATCCAGAGTAAAATATCCGAAGGAACATTAGGAACAGAGCATATCCTTTTATCTATGAAAACTGTCCTGGCTACTGAAGTCGAATGCATTATGTTCCAAGCTTTCATGTGCAAGATGAGGCACATACTGTTATCATCCAGTGTACCTGCACCTCCTAACTTGAGTAGGTTAACTGGAAGCGCTGTTTTGAATCAGGTGGCCGGTGACCGTAGTACAATGACAGACAACGTATCTAGCAGGTATgaagtgaagaaaaaagaatctATACCAGTTAGAATAGCTGGTGATTTTGATGGTGGTGTTCAAGATGGGCATCTGAATGCACCTGTCGGTGTTTGGCGTTCTGTTGGAGTTGCTAAAGTATCGAAACCTACTAATTCACCAAGTATTGAAGTTAGTCCATCTTTGCCTCATCAAACATTCACTGAGGAAGGCATTCTCTCTTACCAGCAAAGACAACACCTAATGGATCTTCTTGATGGCATGCCATTACTGGTCCAGCAAGCTACATCCTTTGTCGATGTGGCTTTGGACACAGATTGTGGTGATGGCCCTTATGGTTGGCTTGCATTGCAAGAGCAATGGAGGCGTGGTTTCTCATGTGGTCCATCGATGGTCCATGCCGGATGTGGGGGAACTTTGGCTTCTTGTCATTCATTGGACATTGCTGGTGTGGAGTTAATTGATCCACTTTCTGCAGAT ATTCATCCTTCTTCTGTTATCAGTTTGCTGCAGTCTGAAATTAAAACAGCCTTAAAATCTGCATTTGGAAATTTAGATGGTCCATTGCCTGTCATAGATTGGTGCAAAGGCCGCAGTCAATCATGTGATGTACCAATGACTGGGGATGGATCTTTTGCAGAATCCACTATAAGTGAATACCGAGATTCTTCAAGTACTATTACTTTATCTGTTGGAGAACCAATGAGTCCAGCTCATTCTTCTGCTGGATCTTCTACCCTCAAAG TTACCAGTGCAACAGATGGGGCGAAAGTGGATGAGACATGCCAAAGGAGATCAAGCCAAGAAATAGAGTTGGAGCAGCAATCGTGCGGCCGTCTTAGACCAACGCTTTTTGTTCTGCCTTCACCTGCAATACTTGTGGG GTACCAGGATGATTGGCTTAAGACATCGGCGTGCTCTTTACAATTCTGGGAGAAAGCTCCTCTCGAACCATATGCTATGCAGAAGCAT ATTACTTACAATGTTATATGTCCAGACATTGATCCCCTAATTTCTGCTGCTACTGACTTTTTCCAACAGCTGGGAACTG TTTACGAGACATGCAAACTGGGAACCCATTCACCTCATAGTTTGGGAAACCATATGGAAATTGACTCTGGGAAATTGGCATCTTCGGGTTTTGTTCTACTTGACTGCCCACGTTCAATGAAGATTGAAAGCAGTAATGCATCCCTTGTGGGATCAATAAGTGATTATTTACTCTCTCTGTCAAACGGTTGGGATATGACAAGTTATCTCAAGTCTCTTACGAAGGCTATTAAAGCTTTGAAGATTGGTCAATGCCTATCCACAAACCCAAAAGAAGGAATCAGTAGTCCTTGCATG GTTATCTATGTAGTCTGCCCCTTCCCAGAGCCTATTGCAGTTCTACAAACAGTTGTTGCATCTTCTATTGCTGCGGGATCGGTTGTTCTTGCatcagagagagaaagaagatctGTAATGCAGAGTCAGGTTGGGAAGGCACTAAGCTGCTCTGCAGCTGTGGATGAAGCGTTGGTATCAAATGCTCTTGCATTATCAGGATTCAGTGTTCCTAAATTAGTATTGCAGATTATTACCGTTGATGCCATATTCAGGGTTACAACACCGGCTCTTAATGAACTTGTCATTCTTAAAGAGACTGCTTTCACCATATACAACAAAGCTAGGCGAATTCCTCGAGGATGCTCTAATGATGCCGTCCAGTCATCATTATCATCCACTAGATCACATTCAGTTTTGACACAAATGACTTCTGTTCCTGGCATGTGGAAGGACTGTCTTGCTCCTCGAGTTACTGGAACTTCTCTTCCCAGAGAGGGTGAATTAGATGCTGGTTTGAGATCTGGCAACTGGGACAATTCATGGCAAACAACTAGGTCTATGGGTTCAAACTGTGATCCAAACAGAAATGGAGAATTTATTGTACATGATGAGATTCGTTATATGTTTGAACCACTTTTTATCCTTGCAGAACCGGGTTCCTTAGAACATGCAGTATCACCTTTAGTTTTTGGTAACTCGGCCTCTGAATCCTCAAAGCCATTAGttgatgatggtggtggaggCTTCATCCAAAGCACAGGTTCAGCAGGAACTACTGATTCTGGACCGGGATCACAACTTGATGTATCTGAGCCTGATGGCTTTGGGTCTGGCTGTCAAAGGACTCTTCCTAGCATGCATTGTTGCTATGGATGGACAGAGGATTGGCGTTGGCTGGCATGCGTCTGGACAGATGCCAGGGGAGAATTGCTAGACAGCCACATATTTCCTTTTGGTGGAATTAGCAGTCGGCAGGACACAAAGGGTTTGCAATGCCTGTTCGTGCAAATTCTTCAGCAAGGCTGTCAGATACTTCAGGCATGCTCCTCATCTGATACTGGTGCTTCCAAGCCTAGAGATTTAATAATTGCACGTATTGGAAGTTTCTATGAGCTTGAATACCTAG AATGGCAGAAAGCCATTTATTCAGTTGGGGGATCTGACGTAAAGAAATGGCCCCTGCAACTGCGGCGATCTGTACCTGATGGGATGCCTGCCAACAATAATGGGTCTTCCTTGCAGCAACAAGACATGAGCTTGATCCAAGATAGAGCGCTCCCTTCCTCACCTAGTCCATTGTATAGCTCTCATTCGAAGACCTCTGGCTTTATGAAAGGTGGTTTAGGACAACCCAATATGAGAAAGCAGCTTATGGGCTCACATGTAGCGGCTGACAACTCCAGAGGGATGCTTCAATGGCTGCAGAGCATTAGTTTTGCTGCAATCTCGATGGACCATTCTTTGCATTTAGTTTTGCAAGCTGATTCACTGTCTTCTG GTATTGATGGCAAGTCTGGTGCAGGAGGAACTCAGGGTGTTAATGGAATGGGCCCATCTTCCTATCTGGAAGGATTCACTCCAGTTAAGTCTCTTGGCTCAACATCTGCTGCTTATATGTTAATTCCATCACCTAGTATGCGCTTCCTCCCGCCAACACCTCTTCAGCTTCCCACATGCCTAACTGCGGAGTCGCCACCTCTTGCCCATCTACTTCACAGCAAGGGATTTGCGATTCCCCTTTCCACTGGTTTTGTGGTTTCAAAAGCTGTACCTTCAATGAAGAAAGACTGTAGGAGCAACTCAAGCGAAGAATGGCCTTCGGTTCTTTCAGTCAGCCTCATTGATTATTATGGAAGTAATAATATTCCTCAGGACAAAATCCTAAGAGGAATTGTGAAGCAGGGTGGTCGTACTCCAATCTCAGAAGCCAAAGATTTTGAAATCGAGACCCATTTCATCCTCGAGTCTATTGCAGCGGAGCTTCATGCCTTGTCATGGATGACTGTGAGCCCAGCATATTTGGAAAGACGAACTGCACTGCCATTCCATTGTGACATGGTTTTAAGATTGAGAAGGTTGCTCCATTTCGCTGATAAAGAGCTCTCGCGGCAGCCTGACAGCTCACGCTAA